The genomic stretch ggcaaaacctttttttagattgagcactgcatattaaaaactttgttTTTCCGTATATCCTGTTCAATTGACTTgagcgctgtgcaaaagtcttataatggcatggaaaacactggtttttctgtctgtgtttgGTTTTCTGCCTGTGTTTGCGTGTATCTGTCTGCTGTTAATCTCACATACAACTGGGTTTGTCAGCctgataatttttgtgcacagttatatgactgtatgatcaaggacctctcatggttgcggtgattcaaaacctttggaaaaaaaacctgttttataccgcaattcAGTGCtacctcctcagctggtttttcgcccaaGTCTGAGCATCAGAGAAGGAGAGatacgcctggcagagatctgcactctactgagtgcactcttcgtAATTTTAATTGCCGTTAGTTTtacttgcatgtctttttgaggcGTTTTTACAGATTGGTGTGTCTTTGACTGACTGGTTTTGCAAAACACCTCATCTCCTCTTCAGCAGAGTTTATGGCCCCCTGTCCAAAGCCTTGCTGGCTCTTATAACCAGACTCTGTCCTGATTCTAATTTGGCAGACTCACTTTGTAGTCACATGATGATCAGCACCATCATGACAGGATCATTTTTCATCCAGCAGATTTAAATTCTTCTGCATCAGTGACACACTGTGTCTACCTCATTAATGACAGAGCAAAAGCTTGTTTTGGCTACCTAGTCACTAACCGTTGTTGTTTCACAGGATTTGTGAAGATGTTTGCTCCCAGATAATACTTGGCTTAATGTAAAGTGGGCTCCAGACTGACTTTTTCACCTATGGCACCTGTGTTTTTAAATTAACTTTAATTAAGATAGATTACCTAcatctggatttttttttaagcttATATTTTGTTGTGATAAAAAAGTGGATATTAAACAGTGGTAAGAAAAAAATACTTTGGTCAGCTGAAGTGTTACTTTGTGATTTTTATTTGGTGGGGGCGGGGGTAAATATCAGATTTTATGGGATCATAAGGCTTTTTCAGTGGTTGCCAAAAGAATGTCTGATATGTCAACAGTGTcttgatttatatccatgtttgctTTTCTCCCACTCTCCTTTATTCTCATTTTTTTTACAATACATGTAAGTGCAATTTGGCTAGGAATACATCCAGACTACAAAAAATAGTTCTATCATAATATTGCCCTAACCACTTCCTTATATGGTGCTGTGACCTAAAGCTTGAATTTTGTCTCCATACCACTCCCATAATGCACCCTGACATACTGCATAATAAAAATGATTGTAGCTGGAAGCGTGACCATATCAAATGAAAATTGATTTATGGTACACCTATTGCCTGCTAAATGCATCTCACCTAGTATGTATGTTTAACAGTTAACAATGCACATTACCCTGTTTCATATTTGGAAAATTGTAATTtgttttgtgtgcatttgtgtgtttcaGCATCAGGCCAATGAAGCCCTCCACCATCAACACCAGGTGGCTCAGAATAGCCTGCTGCCACTTCTCAATGCGGGAACTGAGCCAATTGACCAGAAGCCCATCCTACCTATCCCCATTGACCAGAAGCCTCCTGTCAGTGCTGCCGATCTCCTCAAAGACAATGTGGCCAGTGGAGGTGGAGCGCGGCAACCGTTGCCTGTGGTAAAGAAAGAGCACAAGGGAAAAACGCCCTTCATCTGTGGCTACTGCAACAAGGCCTTCCGTGATAGCTACCACCTGCGCCGCCATGAATCCTGCCACACGGGCATCAAGATGGTGTCACGGCCTAAGAAGACCCAGACAGCCCCGACCATGGTGCCTCTCATCTCTACCATGGCACGAGAGAACAGTGGCAACCCGTCTTACATCTCTACCGTCGCAGGTATACTTACCACAGCCACCACTTCGGTCTCCTCGGGCTCAAGTGTCATGACCCCGTCCACGATGGGCAATGTGCCGCAGCAGAACACTGTGAAGAAGCCCCCCAAACCTGTCAAGAAAAACCATGGGTGCGAGATGTGCGGCAAGGCCTTCCGCGACGTCTACCACTTGAACCGCCACAAGCTGTCCCATTCAGACGAGAAGCCCTTTGAATGCCCCATTTGCCAGCAGCGCTTTAAAAGGAAGGACCGTATGACCTACCATGTTCGCTCACACGATGGTGGTGTTCACAAGCCCTATGTCTGCTCTGTGTGTGGGAAAGGCTTTTCCAGGTAAGGCTGACAATCGGAGCAACACATTTAAAAACCTTAGAAACCTTGTTTTAGGAGGTACATGTGAAATGGGTGGCTTTCAGTTTAATCCCAGCAAGTGATTTGATTAACCACAGCCGAATGACTAAACCACCTGCCTGCTTTGCTTTTTATAAATTGGCTTTATTTTCAACAAATAGTGTTCGTTGTTGCTATTCAGGTTTAATTGAATAAAGCTCACTGACTTGGTTGTAGATGGCAAAGCTGCTTGCAAAATTGGAAACGCCATGCTAAGGTTGAAAAAGCCCCATTTGTAGATTTAAataatttattcatttttatatGGGCCCTCTTCCACTTATAGCCATTCACACTTAACAACGATTAGATAATCTCTTGTTTGATACAAAGTTTAAAGTAAAATTTGACTAGTTGTTCCATAGCTGCATCAAAGACTGGCTGCATCCCAGATAGGATGCAGTTCAAGGAACACTTATGTAACTGAAAGTTTGCAAGAGAATGCAATTGTCGTGGAATGTAAAACGTTTTGCGATGGCACCCAAAACCATTGCGACAGAATGGAAAACAGTTCATTACCTCACCCCAGCTTGAGAGTTTG from Lampris incognitus isolate fLamInc1 chromosome 8, fLamInc1.hap2, whole genome shotgun sequence encodes the following:
- the LOC130116830 gene encoding vascular endothelial zinc finger 1-like is translated as MEPSWSTFLFQHQANEALHHQHQVAQNSLLPLLNAGTEPIDQKPILPIPIDQKPPVSAADLLKDNVASGGGARQPLPVVKKEHKGKTPFICGYCNKAFRDSYHLRRHESCHTGIKMVSRPKKTQTAPTMVPLISTMARENSGNPSYISTVAGILTTATTSVSSGSSVMTPSTMGNVPQQNTVKKPPKPVKKNHGCEMCGKAFRDVYHLNRHKLSHSDEKPFECPICQQRFKRKDRMTYHVRSHDGGVHKPYVCSVCGKGFSRPDHLSCHVKHVHSSERPFKCQVTACTSAFATKDRLRSHMIRHEGKVTCSICGKMLSAAYITSHLKTHGQTNFNSCNKNNNEVCNSASATPVTVSTPNTTAMNRGNSNNNPVTIAAQMNITTNTVNITSPVSLQHPVTITGPVNIASVNIPATAPMNIAHPVAITTPMPMNIAGPLNIAMRPMDSMPFLSQVLPSSPPW